CCTCGCATCCGCGCGCTGAGCTCCTCGACCGCCGTGGCGTCGAGCACGCGTGGAGCGATGACGACCCCCTCCTCCTCGAGCGTCCGCGAGTCCGCCGGCATCGAGCCCGGGACCTTCGCGCCGACGTCGGCGTGGTGGGCGCGGCTGGCCGCGAAGCCCAGCAGGGCGCCGCCGTCCTCGGCCTCGAAGACCGGCGTGACGACCGTGATGTCCGGCAGGTGGGTGCCGCCCCGGTAGGGGTCGTTGAGCACCCACGAGACGCCGGGACGGTGGTCCTCGCCGAGCACCGCCTCGACCGACGCCGGCATCGCCCCGAGGTGCACGGGGATGTGCTCGGCCTGCATCGCCATCTGCCCGTCGGGCGCGAAGAGCGCGGTCGAGCAGTCGCGGCGCTCCTTGATGTTCGCCGAGTGCGCGCTGCGCACGAGCACCGCGCCGGCCTCCTCGCACGCGGCGCGCAGCGCCCCGAGGACGACCTGCAGCTCGATGGCGTCGATGCTCACCGGCGGTCCTCCAGCACGAGCGTCCCGGTCGGGTCGTAGCGGGCGTGCCAGCCTTCGGGGACCCAGACGGTCGAGCCGCGCAGGGCCAGGGCGAGCGGGCCGCCGCCGGGGGCGTCCTGCTCCGGCGCGTCCCAGCCGACCTCGGGGCCGGGCAGGGCGGCGCGCACCCGGACGGTGACGACCTCCACCTCGCCGTCGTCGTCGCGGTAGCCGTAGCGGGCCTCGTGCTCGGCGGCGAAGGCCTCGCGGACCTCCGCGGCGTCGGGCCCGCAGCGGACGGCGAGCTCGTGGGACTGGCCGGCGTAGCGGACCTCCCACGTCGTCGTGAGGGCCGCGTGCTCGTCGCCCAGCTGTGCGCGGGCCTGGGCGCCGACGTCCTCGAGCGCCGCCCGCAGGGCGGCGTCGTCGAGCGCCTCCCCGCGCAGCAGGACGGTGCGCTGGGCGTCGGCGCGGCGGTCGGCGGCGGCGAGGCCGAGCGCGCTGAGCACGCCGGAGGCCGCCGGGACCAGGACGCGCCGGACGCCGAGCTCCTGCGCGACGTGCGCGGCGTGCAGCGGGCCCGCGCCGCCGAAGGCCAGCAGCGCGAACCCCCGCGGGTCGACGCCGCGCTGCACCGTCATGACGCGCAGCGCGCGGACCATCTCGGCGTCGGCGACGCGGACGATCCCGGCGGCGCAGGCCTCGACGTCGAGGTCGAGCTGCTCGGCCAGGCCGGCGACCGCGGCGTGCGCGGCGTCGCGGTCGAGCCGCACCCCGGAGAGCGCGGCGTCCGGGTCCAGCCGGCCGAGCAGGAGGTTCGCGTCGGTGACCGTCGGCTCGGTCCCCCCGCGGCCGTAGCACGCGGGTCCCGGGTCGGCCCCGGCGCTGCGCGGGCCGACGCGCAGCGCGCCCCCCGGGTCCCGCCAGGCGATCGAGCCGCCGCCGGCACCGACGGTGTGGATGTCGACCATCGGCAGCGCGAGCGGCCGGTCGCCGACCTCCCGGCCCGCGGTCTCGCGCACCTGGCCGTCCTCGACGACGCACACGTCGCACGACGTCCCGCCCATGTCGAAGCACAGCAGGTCGGGCTCGCCCAGGCGCTCGCTGAGCAGCGCGGCGGCGGCCGCGCCGCCGGCGGGACCGCTGAGGACGGTGAGGGCGGCGTGGCCCGCCGCGGTCGCCGAGCTCGTCAGCCCGCCGCTGGACTGCATGATCGACGGCTCGGGCAGTCCGGCGCCCGCGGCGCGTTCGCCCAGCCGGCGCAGGTAGGCGGCCAGCAGGGGGGAGAGCGCGGCGTCGACCTCGGTGGTCACGCCGCGCTCGACCTCGCGGAACGTCGCGGTGACCTCGTGGGAGAGCGAGACGTGGACGCCGTCGCCCAGCCGCTCGCGCAGCGCCGCGCCGAGGCGCTGCTCGTGCTCGGGGTGGCGGTAGCCGTGCAGCAGGACGACGGCGACGGCCTCGGGCTCCAGCGCCGCCACCGCCCCGGCGACCGCGCGGGCACCGTCGTCGTCGAGCGCGCGGCGCACGCCCTCGGGGCCCGTGCGCTCGGGCGCGGCCACCCGCAGCTCGGCGGGCACGAGCGGCGCGGGACCCGCGACGCACAGCCGGTACAGCTCGGGCCGCGCCTGGCGGCCGAGCTCGAGGACGTCGGTGAAGCCCTCGGTGGCGACGAGGGCGGTGCGGGCGCCGCGGCCCTCGAGCAGCGCGTTGGTCGCCACGGTCATGCCGTGGGCGAAGGCCTCGACGGCGCCGGCGTCCCGGCCGGCCTCGGCGAGGGCGAGCTCGACGGCGGCGAGGACGCCCTCGGACTGGTCGTGGGGCGTGGTCGGCGCCTTGGCCGTGACGACCCGGCCGCCGTCGACGAGGACGGCGTCCGTGAACGTGCCTCCCACGTCGACGCCCAGCAACACGGCCGGGAGTCAAGCACCCCCGGCCGCGAAGCCCTCCTCCGCAGGTGTCGGCGCGCGCTAGGCCGCGAGCGCCATCTCCGCCGCGATCTCCCGCTCCTCGGTCTCGGCGAGGTGCTGGTGCGACGGGCAGTAGCCGTTGTGCGGCAGCGGCATGCGCTGGCAGGCCGTCCCGCGACGCGTCGTGGCGCGGCACTGGAGCGGGTTGCCGTTGGCGTCGAAGCCGTTGCGCGGCTGCGTCAGCAAGAACTGGTCGGCGGCCGCCACGTACGTGCTGATGACCTGCCAGACCCGCGCCTGGCTCGCCATCGGGAAGTACTGGCGGACGTCGTTGAACAGCGTCCGTGCCGGACGGGCGAAGTAGTGCCGGTCGCCGGCGAGACGCTCGATCGTGCGCTCGCAGGAGCAGAGCACCGCCTGGTGCGCCTCACGCCCGTGAACGCCGTCGATGTCCCCCGCCAGCTCGCGGTAGATCGCCCTCGAGAACTGGTACATAGACCCTGGTCCCTCCTCCGTAGGTCCCGTGTGAGGGGCGGCATGGTCGCCTCCCTCTGTGAAGGCTCAAACGGTGCGAAGATTGAGTTCGCGTTAAGCGGACCCGGATCTTGGTCCAGTGTCGCGGCCTGGAGGGTAGGCCGCCGCGTCCGGGGCTCAGGCCCAGCGCTCGAAGGCGGCGTGGCCGTTGCGCACGACGGTGTGGTGGCCGTCCAGCGCGGGGTCCGTCTCTGGGAAGTCGCTGCGACGGTGGGCGCCGCGCGACTCCTCACGCAGGATGGCGCATGCCGCGACGAGGCGCGCCAGTGGGTGCGGGTCGTCCGTCAGCCGCTGGAGGCCTTCGCGCTCGCGCTCGATCCCGGCGTGGTGCCACAGCGCCTGGCGGGTCTCCCAGCTCGGGACCTCGATCGCCGTCTCCGTGGGCGGCGCGGTGTCCGGCTGGCCCGTCGGCTCGTCGAGGCCGGCGAGCGCGGCGCGCTTGCCCAGGACGAAGCACTCGGTGAGCGAGTTCGAGGCGAGGCGGTTCGCCCCGTGCAGCCCCGTGCAGGCGCTCTCACCGACGGCGTAGAGGCCGGGGACGGTGCTGCCGCCGTCGAGGTCGCAGACCACGCCGCCCATCACGTAGTGCGAGGCGGGGGCGACGGGGACGAGCTCCGTGGCGGGGTCCAGGCCGCTGTCGCGCAGGGCGCCGACGACGTTGGGGAACTTCAGCGGGTCGACCTCGCGCATGTCGAGCAGGACGTGGGTCGTCCCCTGCTCGCGCATCGTGCCCGCGATCGCGCGGGCGACCTCGTCGCGAGGCGCGAGCTCCTCGACGAAGCGCTCGCCGTGGGCGTCGTGCAGCGTCGCGCCCTCGCCGCGGATGGCCTCGGTCACGAGGAAGCCCTCACGGCCGGGGATGCCCGTGACGGCGGTGGGGTGGAACTGCACGAACTCGAGGTCGGCGAGCGCGGCGCCCGCCTCGCGCGCGAGCTGCAGGCCGATGCCGAGGCTGCCCGGCGGGTTCGTCGTCCGGGACCAGAGCGCGGCGGCGCCGCCGGTGGCGAGGATCGTCGCGCGGGCCTGGACGGCGCGGCCGTCCTCGAGCGCGACGCCGAAGCAGCGCCCGTCGGCGGTCCAGGCGGCCGAGGCGCGCGAGCCCTCGAGCACGGTGATGCGGCGGTCCTCGGCGACGATGGCGCTGAGGTCGCGCACGACGCGCCGGCCCGTGGCACTGCCGCCGGCGTGCACGACGCGGCGGACCGTGTGGCCGCCCTCGAGCCCGAGGGAGAGGCGGCCGCGACGGTCGGCGTCGAAGCGCACGCCGAGCGCCTCGAGGTCGCGGACGACGTGCGGCGCCTCGCGGCACAGGAGGTTCGCGGCGGTGCGCCGGACGATCCCGCGTCCCGCGCGCTCGGTGTCCTTGCGGTGCAGGTCGGCGGAGTCCTCGACGGCGAGCGCGGCGGCGATGCCGCCCTGGGCCCAGTAGCTCGCGGTCTGCGCCAGGGGGGTGGCGGAGACGAGCACGACCTGCGCGCCCTGCTGGGCCGCGGTGAGCGCCGCGTAGAGGCCGGCCGCGCCGGCGCCGACGACGCACACGTCGGCCTGCAGGACAGTGGGACCCGCCGCCATCGGCGGGATACCGTAGCCGCGTGGCGCCGCCCGTCCTGTTCTCGCACCCGTCGTCGCTCGAGCACGACCCGGGCCCGCACCCCGAGCGCCCCGAGCGGATCACCGCGGTGATGGACGCGCTCGAGGCGCGCGGCTGGCTGGGCTTCGAGCGCCGCGAGTCCCCGGCCTGCGACCTCGAGCTCATCGAGCGGGTGCACCCGCGCCGGCACGTCCTGGGCATCCAGGAGCTGTGCGCGATCGGCGGCGGGGCGATCGACATGGACACCGTCGTCAGCGAGGGCTCGTGGCACGCCGCGGTCCACGGCTCCGGCGGGGCGGTGGCGATGGTCGACGCGCTGCTGGGGGAGGGCGCGCCGGCGGGGGCCGCGATCCACCGGCCCCCCGGCCACCACGCCGAGCCGGCGCGCGCCATGGGCTTCTGCCTCTTCAACCACGTCGCGGTGGCGGCGCAGCGGGCGCTGGACGCGCACGGCGTGTCGCGGGTGCTGGTCCTCGACTGGGACGTCCACCACGGCAACGGGACCGACGCGATCTTCCGCGCGCGCGACGACGTGCTCTTCGTGTCGATCCACCAGTCGCCGCTGTACCCGGGGACCGGCGGGGCGGGGGAGCGCGGCGTCGGCGACGGCGCGGGCTACACGCTCAACGTCCCGGTCCCGGGCGGCTCGGGCGACGAGACCTTCTGCTCGGTCGTCGAGCACGCGGTCGTGCCTCTCGCGCGCGCGTACGCGCCCGAGCTGGTGCTGGTGAGCGCCGGGTTCGACGCCCACGCGGACGACCCGCTGGCGGGGTGCCGGGTGACCGACGGCGGGTTCGCCGCGATGGCGGGGTCCGTGACGCGCCTGGCGGTGGAGCTCGACGTCCCGGTCGGGTTCGTGCTCGAGGGCGGCTACGAGCTGGGGGCGCTGGCGCGGGGGTGCTGCGAGGCGCTGGCCGTGCTGGGCGGTGCGGCGGCGGCGCCGGCCGTGGACGGGCTGGCCGTGCACCCGCTCGCGGAGGAGGCGTTGGCGCGGTTGCGCGAGGGCGGGCCGCTGGCGGTCTGAGGAGCTGCGTGACACCTCGTGCATGCAGGGCATGCACGAGGCGTCACGCACGCGAGCGCAGCTCAGGGGTCGATGATCACCGGGACGTCAGAGCCCTCGGTGATCGTCCGGGGCTGCTCGGCCCCGGTCGCGCCCGGGACCGTCGTCCCGCCCTGCGGCATGGTCGACCCAGGCGCGGCGCCCGGGGTCGTCGTTCCCGGCACGGGCGCCGTCGTCCCCGGCACCCCCGGCGCGGTGGTCGGCGGCACGCCGGTCGTCGGCGTCCCCGGCAGCGACGGGACGTTCGTCTGCGTCACGCCCGGCTCGCCGGTCGCGCCCGGCGGGATCGCCTGGGTGCCGGTGCCGGCGGCGGTCGTCTGCGTCGACGGCGCGGTGATCGGTCCGTCGTCGTCGGTCAGGGCGGTGAAGGCGATGGCCAGCGCGAGGCCGGCGAGCGCCGCGACGGTCGCGACGGCGGCGACGGGCAGGCGCCAGTTCGGCGTCTGGGCGAGGCGCGTGCGGGCCGGTGCGCCGCACTGCAGGCACCAGTCCTGCTCGGGCGCGACGGTCGCGCCGCAGCGCGGGCAGCGCAGCTCGGCGGGCTGCGGACCGGCGGGGTGCCCCGTGCCGGGCTGCTCGCCGGAGGGCGGCTGGCCGCCGGGCGGCGGAGGCGTCGCGCTCACGAGTGGTCGGCCGGCGCCCCGTCCGAGGGGCGCAGGACCTCGGTCGGCTGGTCGGCGCCCGCCTGCGGGCGCGCTGCCGGCGCGGCCTGCCCGGACGTGGCCGGGTCGGCGGGACGCTCGGCGGGCGGCGGGTCGGGCAGCGGCGGGTGCTGGGCCCACGCCGGACCGGCCGGACGCTGCGGCGCGGCGCCGAGGCCGGCACCGGGCTGGGGCATCAGCGGGCCGACGCCGGAGAGGTCGGCGACCTCGGCGATCGCGCGCGAGCCGCGCAGCGGGACGCCGCAGGACGGGCAGAAGCGCGCGTCGGAGCCGTGCAGCGCGCCGCAGCGCGGGCAGGCGGCGATGCCGGGCTCGCGCAGCTCGAGGACGTCGCGGCGCTCGTCGAGCGCGCGCTCGAGGGCGCGCAGCTCGGCGTCGACCGCCGCGAGCGCGGCGAGCTTGCCGCGGACGAGGTGCTCCCCCTGGCGGTCGAAGCGGTGCAGGTCGAAGACCAGGCCGCCGAGGTCGCGGAAGCCCAGCTCGCGGACGCGGCGCAGGTAGCGCAGGCGGCGACGGACGCGGCCGCGGTCGCGGAAGCTCGAGCTGCGGGTCTCCTCGGGCGCGACGCCGGCGGGCAGGCCGGCGGCGTCCGCGGGCGGGACGACGGCCGCGGGCGGCTCGGTCGGCGGCGCCTGCTGCTGCGCGGCGTCCCACAGCGAGGCGGTCGGCTGCTCGGTGCCGACGGGCGGCTGGGCGACCGTGGGCTGCTCGCCCGGAGCGGGCGGCGGGGCCGCCGCGGCGGCCGGGTCGAGCGCCGTCGTGGGCTGCTCCTCGG
The DNA window shown above is from Conexibacter sp. SYSU D00693 and carries:
- a CDS encoding zinc ribbon domain-containing protein; this translates as MKSPLSRIRRSKDAPEEQPTTALDPAAAAAPPPAPGEQPTVAQPPVGTEQPTASLWDAAQQQAPPTEPPAAVVPPADAAGLPAGVAPEETRSSSFRDRGRVRRRLRYLRRVRELGFRDLGGLVFDLHRFDRQGEHLVRGKLAALAAVDAELRALERALDERRDVLELREPGIAACPRCGALHGSDARFCPSCGVPLRGSRAIAEVADLSGVGPLMPQPGAGLGAAPQRPAGPAWAQHPPLPDPPPAERPADPATSGQAAPAARPQAGADQPTEVLRPSDGAPADHS
- a CDS encoding hydantoinase/oxoprolinase family protein, giving the protein MLLGVDVGGTFTDAVLVDGGRVVTAKAPTTPHDQSEGVLAAVELALAEAGRDAGAVEAFAHGMTVATNALLEGRGARTALVATEGFTDVLELGRQARPELYRLCVAGPAPLVPAELRVAAPERTGPEGVRRALDDDGARAVAGAVAALEPEAVAVVLLHGYRHPEHEQRLGAALRERLGDGVHVSLSHEVTATFREVERGVTTEVDAALSPLLAAYLRRLGERAAGAGLPEPSIMQSSGGLTSSATAAGHAALTVLSGPAGGAAAAALLSERLGEPDLLCFDMGGTSCDVCVVEDGQVRETAGREVGDRPLALPMVDIHTVGAGGGSIAWRDPGGALRVGPRSAGADPGPACYGRGGTEPTVTDANLLLGRLDPDAALSGVRLDRDAAHAAVAGLAEQLDLDVEACAAGIVRVADAEMVRALRVMTVQRGVDPRGFALLAFGGAGPLHAAHVAQELGVRRVLVPAASGVLSALGLAAADRRADAQRTVLLRGEALDDAALRAALEDVGAQARAQLGDEHAALTTTWEVRYAGQSHELAVRCGPDAAEVREAFAAEHEARYGYRDDDGEVEVVTVRVRAALPGPEVGWDAPEQDAPGGGPLALALRGSTVWVPEGWHARYDPTGTLVLEDRR
- a CDS encoding histone deacetylase; translated protein: MAPPVLFSHPSSLEHDPGPHPERPERITAVMDALEARGWLGFERRESPACDLELIERVHPRRHVLGIQELCAIGGGAIDMDTVVSEGSWHAAVHGSGGAVAMVDALLGEGAPAGAAIHRPPGHHAEPARAMGFCLFNHVAVAAQRALDAHGVSRVLVLDWDVHHGNGTDAIFRARDDVLFVSIHQSPLYPGTGGAGERGVGDGAGYTLNVPVPGGSGDETFCSVVEHAVVPLARAYAPELVLVSAGFDAHADDPLAGCRVTDGGFAAMAGSVTRLAVELDVPVGFVLEGGYELGALARGCCEALAVLGGAAAAPAVDGLAVHPLAEEALARLREGGPLAV
- a CDS encoding L-aspartate oxidase gives rise to the protein MAAGPTVLQADVCVVGAGAAGLYAALTAAQQGAQVVLVSATPLAQTASYWAQGGIAAALAVEDSADLHRKDTERAGRGIVRRTAANLLCREAPHVVRDLEALGVRFDADRRGRLSLGLEGGHTVRRVVHAGGSATGRRVVRDLSAIVAEDRRITVLEGSRASAAWTADGRCFGVALEDGRAVQARATILATGGAAALWSRTTNPPGSLGIGLQLAREAGAALADLEFVQFHPTAVTGIPGREGFLVTEAIRGEGATLHDAHGERFVEELAPRDEVARAIAGTMREQGTTHVLLDMREVDPLKFPNVVGALRDSGLDPATELVPVAPASHYVMGGVVCDLDGGSTVPGLYAVGESACTGLHGANRLASNSLTECFVLGKRAALAGLDEPTGQPDTAPPTETAIEVPSWETRQALWHHAGIEREREGLQRLTDDPHPLARLVAACAILREESRGAHRRSDFPETDPALDGHHTVVRNGHAAFERWA